In Palaemon carinicauda isolate YSFRI2023 chromosome 18, ASM3689809v2, whole genome shotgun sequence, a genomic segment contains:
- the LOC137657677 gene encoding cuticle protein 7-like: MNAKTAILFCAVALAAGRPDNHPAPAGYGYEEPQHPLSYHAPEKHDKGMPFDFEYAVKDDYKGVDFGHDSNSDGNLVTGKYYVALPDGRTQIVTYTADHYNGYQAEVTYEGEAQYPEPKPYQPAPSYETPAPTYEEPKALYGAPDH; this comes from the exons ACCGCCATCCTATTCTGTGCCGTGGCTCTGGCCGCTGGCCGACCCGACAACCACCCGGCTCCTGCAGGCTATGGTTACGAGGAGCCACAACATCCTCTGAGCTATCACGCCCCGGAGAAGCATGAC AAGGGAATGCCATTTGACTTTGAGTATGCCGTCAAGGACGACTACAAGGGCGTTGATTTCGGCCACGACTCGAACTCCGACGGGAACTTAGTGACCGGTAAATACTACGTCGCCCTACCCGACGGTCGCACTCAGATCGTCACTTACACCGCCGATCACTACAACGGATACCAGGCTGAGGTGACTTACGAGGGCGAGGCCCAGTACCCGGAACCCAAGCCTTACCAACCTGCTCCATCCTACGAAACCCCAGCTCCCACTTATGAGGAGCCCAAAGCTCTCTACGGCGCCCCTGATcactaa